In the genome of Photobacterium sp. TY1-4, one region contains:
- the hrpA gene encoding ATP-dependent RNA helicase HrpA: protein MTQSNTSQPDVFNNEKTLKAAIQDCMIRDRFRLHKRVQGAARIKNEQARHAVFDEIAMDIAKSMQIAELRATQRPKVTYPAQLPVSQKKNDIAEAIQNNQVVIVAGETGSGKTTQLPKICLELGLGTKGMIGHTQPRRLAARSVASRIAEELECEMGSAVGYKVRFNDQVSERSQIKLMTDGILLAEIQNDRYLNQYDTIIIDEAHERSLNIDFILGYLRELLPKRPDLKVIITSATIDPERFSKHFNNAPIIEVSGRTYPVEVRYRPVSEDGEDSDRDQLQAIFDAVDELCDEGLGDILIFMNGEREIRDTADALEKRNLRDTEILPLYARLSAGEQNRVFQTHAGCRIVLSTNVAETSLTVPGIRYVIDPGTARISRYSYRTKVQRLPIERVSQASANQRKGRCGRVAEGICIRLYSEEDFLSRPEFTDPEILRTNLASVILQMTAIGLGDIQAFPFVEAPDNRNIQDGVRLLEELGAMNTNAKDPRKRLTTIGRQLARLPIDPRLARMVLEAPKHGALREVMVIASALSIQDPRERPMEKQQASDEKHRRFYDKESDFLTFVNLWEYVQEQQKALSGNQFRRQCKKDYLNYLRVREWQDIYFQVHQVVRELDLRMNQQEASYEGVHTALLAGMLSHVGLKDQEKNEYQGARNARFNIFPGSGIFKKQPKWVMVAELVETSRLWGRIAAKIQPEWVEPLAEHLLKRSYSEPHWEKKQAAVAAFEKVTLYGIPIVAKRKVNYGKIDPVLSRELFIRSALVEGDWETKHKFYHQNRKLLQEVEELEHKSRRRDILIDDDALFEFYDQRIDHTVVSGRHFDTWWKQAAKDNAELLNFEREMLFRGDASHVTDLDYPNFWHQGNLKLKLSYQFEPGEDSDGVTVHVPLPILNQVEPDGFDWQIPGLRQELVVALIKSLPKPVRRNFVPAPNYADAFLARSEAMAMPLLDALEKELKRMTGVTVLREDWNLDQVPDHLKITYRVVDHRNRKLKESKDLYSLKDGLKEKVQETLSKVADDDIEQDGLKTWSFGKLPERYQQKRGGFEVKAYPAIVDNKDSVGIKLFETEEEQRTAMQQGQRRLVLLNVPSPIKYLHANLPNKSKLGLYFNPYGRVMDLIDDCIACGVDKLIEAKGGLVWEPDAFEALKEYVRAELGDTVVDIAKQVEAILTTAFNINKRLKGRVDLTMAFALSDIKAQIEGLIFKGFATECGWKRLPDILRYMKAIERRMEKLPIDPNKDRMHIMKVESVVSDYKELLNKIPKGQLVPEKVKEIRWMIEELRVSYFAQQLGTPYPVSDKRIRNAISEC, encoded by the coding sequence TTGACTCAGTCGAATACTTCTCAGCCAGACGTTTTCAATAATGAAAAAACGCTGAAAGCCGCGATTCAAGATTGCATGATTCGCGATCGCTTTCGTTTGCACAAGCGTGTGCAGGGCGCGGCCAGAATTAAAAATGAACAAGCCAGACACGCCGTGTTTGATGAAATTGCCATGGATATTGCCAAGTCCATGCAAATTGCTGAACTGCGAGCCACACAGCGCCCGAAAGTGACCTATCCGGCGCAGCTCCCGGTCAGCCAGAAGAAAAATGATATCGCTGAAGCGATTCAAAATAACCAGGTGGTGATTGTCGCCGGTGAAACCGGATCGGGGAAGACCACCCAGTTGCCGAAAATCTGTTTGGAGCTGGGTTTGGGCACCAAAGGGATGATCGGACACACCCAGCCGCGGCGTCTTGCGGCGCGTTCGGTGGCGAGCCGGATTGCTGAAGAACTCGAGTGCGAGATGGGTTCGGCGGTTGGTTATAAAGTCCGGTTTAATGATCAGGTGTCTGAACGCAGCCAGATAAAACTGATGACCGACGGGATTCTGCTGGCCGAAATTCAAAATGACCGTTACCTGAACCAGTATGACACCATCATTATCGATGAGGCGCACGAGCGGAGCCTGAACATCGATTTTATTCTGGGCTATTTGCGCGAGTTGCTGCCGAAGCGTCCGGATTTGAAGGTGATTATCACCTCGGCCACCATTGATCCGGAGCGTTTCTCCAAGCACTTCAACAATGCGCCGATCATTGAAGTCTCCGGACGCACCTATCCGGTGGAAGTTCGTTACCGTCCGGTGAGCGAAGATGGTGAAGACAGCGATCGCGATCAGCTGCAGGCGATTTTTGATGCCGTGGACGAGCTGTGCGACGAAGGCCTGGGCGATATTCTGATCTTCATGAACGGTGAGCGTGAAATCCGTGATACCGCTGATGCGCTGGAAAAACGCAATTTGCGGGATACCGAGATCCTGCCGCTCTATGCCCGTCTGTCGGCCGGGGAGCAAAACCGCGTCTTCCAGACTCATGCCGGGTGCCGGATTGTGCTGTCGACCAACGTTGCGGAAACCTCGCTGACGGTGCCGGGGATCCGTTACGTGATTGACCCGGGGACAGCCCGGATCAGCCGTTATAGTTACCGGACCAAGGTACAGCGCCTGCCGATTGAGCGGGTTTCTCAGGCCAGTGCCAACCAGCGAAAAGGCCGTTGTGGCCGGGTCGCGGAAGGGATCTGTATTCGCCTGTACTCGGAAGAAGATTTCCTGTCGCGGCCGGAATTTACCGATCCGGAAATTTTGCGCACCAACCTGGCTTCCGTCATTTTGCAGATGACGGCGATTGGTTTGGGGGATATTCAGGCGTTCCCGTTTGTGGAAGCCCCGGATAATCGCAACATCCAGGATGGTGTTCGCCTGCTGGAAGAGCTGGGCGCGATGAACACCAACGCCAAAGATCCGCGCAAGCGGCTGACGACGATTGGCCGCCAGCTGGCACGTTTGCCGATTGATCCGCGTCTGGCCCGGATGGTGCTTGAAGCACCGAAACATGGGGCGCTGCGTGAGGTGATGGTGATTGCTTCCGCGCTGTCGATCCAGGATCCGCGCGAGCGGCCGATGGAGAAACAGCAGGCTTCCGATGAAAAACACCGCCGTTTCTACGACAAGGAATCCGACTTCCTGACGTTCGTCAACCTGTGGGAATACGTCCAGGAGCAGCAGAAAGCGCTGTCGGGGAACCAGTTCCGCCGTCAGTGTAAGAAAGATTACCTGAACTATCTGCGGGTACGGGAATGGCAGGACATCTACTTCCAGGTTCATCAGGTGGTTCGCGAGTTGGATCTGCGCATGAACCAGCAGGAAGCCAGCTATGAAGGGGTCCATACCGCGTTGCTGGCGGGGATGCTGTCTCACGTCGGCCTGAAAGATCAGGAAAAGAACGAGTACCAGGGGGCGCGAAACGCCCGATTCAACATTTTCCCGGGCTCCGGTATTTTCAAGAAACAGCCCAAATGGGTGATGGTGGCAGAGCTGGTCGAAACATCCCGGCTGTGGGGGCGGATTGCCGCCAAGATCCAGCCGGAATGGGTGGAGCCGCTGGCCGAGCACTTGCTGAAACGCAGCTACAGTGAGCCGCACTGGGAGAAGAAGCAGGCCGCTGTTGCCGCGTTTGAGAAGGTGACCCTGTACGGGATCCCGATTGTTGCCAAGCGAAAAGTGAATTACGGCAAGATTGACCCGGTGCTATCCCGCGAGCTGTTTATTCGCTCGGCGCTGGTGGAAGGGGACTGGGAAACCAAGCACAAGTTCTATCATCAGAACCGCAAACTCTTGCAGGAAGTGGAAGAGCTGGAGCATAAATCCCGTCGCCGCGATATCCTGATTGATGATGACGCACTGTTTGAGTTCTACGATCAGCGCATTGATCACACGGTGGTTTCCGGACGTCACTTTGATACCTGGTGGAAACAGGCGGCTAAGGATAATGCCGAGCTGCTCAACTTTGAACGGGAAATGCTGTTCAGGGGCGATGCCAGCCATGTCACCGATCTGGATTATCCGAACTTCTGGCATCAGGGGAACCTGAAACTGAAGTTGAGCTACCAGTTTGAACCGGGAGAAGACAGTGACGGTGTCACGGTCCATGTGCCGCTGCCGATCCTCAATCAGGTGGAGCCGGATGGTTTTGACTGGCAGATCCCGGGTCTGCGTCAGGAGCTGGTGGTCGCGCTGATTAAATCACTACCGAAACCGGTGCGCCGCAACTTTGTCCCGGCACCGAACTACGCCGATGCGTTCCTGGCCCGTAGCGAAGCGATGGCGATGCCGTTACTCGATGCGCTGGAGAAAGAGCTCAAGCGCATGACCGGCGTGACCGTGTTGCGTGAGGACTGGAATCTTGACCAGGTGCCGGATCACCTGAAGATCACGTACCGGGTGGTGGATCATCGCAACCGCAAACTGAAAGAGAGCAAAGATCTGTACAGTCTCAAAGACGGCTTGAAGGAGAAGGTACAGGAAACGCTGTCGAAGGTGGCGGACGATGACATTGAGCAGGATGGCCTGAAGACTTGGAGTTTCGGGAAGTTGCCGGAGCGTTATCAGCAGAAGCGGGGCGGCTTTGAAGTGAAAGCCTATCCGGCGATTGTCGATAACAAAGACTCGGTCGGGATCAAGCTGTTTGAAACCGAAGAAGAGCAGCGCACGGCGATGCAGCAGGGCCAGCGCCGTCTGGTATTGCTGAATGTGCCGTCGCCGATCAAGTATCTGCATGCTAATTTGCCGAACAAGTCGAAACTGGGTCTGTACTTCAACCCATACGGCCGGGTGATGGATCTCATTGATGACTGTATTGCCTGTGGCGTCGATAAGCTGATTGAAGCCAAAGGCGGGCTGGTTTGGGAGCCGGATGCCTTTGAAGCGCTGAAAGAGTACGTCCGGGCCGAGCTGGGCGATACGGTGGTCGATATTGCCAAGCAAGTCGAAGCCATTCTGACCACCGCCTTTAACATCAATAAGCGTTTGAAAGGCCGGGTGGATCTGACCATGGCTTTCGCGTTGTCGGATATTAAGGCTCAGATTGAAGGCTTGATCTTCAAAGGCTTTGCCACCGAGTGTGGCTGGAAACGCCTGCCGGACATTCTGCGCTATATGAAAGCTATTGAGCGTCGGATGGAAAAGCTGCCGATTGATCCGAATAAAGATCGCATGCACATCATGAAGGTTGAGTCGGTGGTGTCGGATTACAAAGAGTTGCTCAACAAGATCCCGAAAGGTCAGCTAGTGCCGGAGAAAGTGAAAGAGATCCGCTGGATGATCGAAGAGCTTCGGGTCAGCTACTTTGCTCAGCAACTCGGTACACCGTATCCGGTATCGGACAAGCGCATTCGAAATGCGATCAGCGAATGTTGA
- a CDS encoding TerB family tellurite resistance protein, producing the protein MFKQLRTLLRQVMYEGEASGAVDTPSLQLAMAALLCEVSAADHIIDPKEQQAKVHLLAKLLDIHEEEATFLIDKASAQTLQSVSLYDFTNKLRSLTAEERYQLIQAMWQVAYADGVIDPLEEAVIRQVSELIYVSHSDFIRAKISAQPT; encoded by the coding sequence ATGTTCAAACAGCTACGCACCCTGCTACGTCAGGTGATGTATGAAGGCGAGGCCAGTGGCGCGGTGGATACACCCAGTCTCCAACTCGCCATGGCCGCGCTCCTGTGTGAGGTCTCCGCTGCCGATCACATCATCGACCCCAAAGAGCAACAGGCGAAAGTGCACTTACTCGCCAAACTCCTGGACATTCACGAAGAGGAAGCAACCTTTCTCATCGATAAAGCCAGTGCCCAGACGCTGCAATCCGTCTCGCTCTATGACTTCACCAACAAGCTGCGCAGCCTGACCGCAGAGGAGCGCTATCAGTTAATTCAAGCCATGTGGCAAGTCGCCTATGCCGATGGTGTGATTGACCCGCTGGAAGAAGCGGTGATACGTCAGGTCTCGGAGCTGATCTATGTCAGCCACAGCGATTTCATCCGTGCCAAAATCTCGGCCCAACCGACCTGA
- a CDS encoding methyl-accepting chemotaxis protein, whose protein sequence is MLGYGYYSGNQLLESLDNLVLNYAKDSLKQELKLSAQVEARNINLVFNEAMEVSKTLAASFTHQDPNISRDSVIQMMGNTIDNIPNIIGIYSGWEYNKFDHLDEQYVNTKYVQKNGEFAPYFNRSPSGKIILEASYPFYDIKKNENGIRGSEWYLCPKETLSACVIDPASYVVQGKSTLMSSFTAPVLRNGEFAGMFGVDYSLDFLQTLAVNTSNNLLKGQSRVLIISASGIIAADSGDDGNIGQRLGSTEVSQLIRERQHGEVVLSGESIIANESFTTVGTNKPWHVVVVVPEKIALAGADTIVETLSAHFNASQTGQMTVGMITGLLGMGMIWLVAASISAPITVLVKRVEALTRSGGDLTQQIEIARRDETGQLANHLNTFINDVRGIVGDVAGSVQSLTSSVAATSDIAKESQTQIAMQSDEIDQVVAATTEMASTAHSVSDNAQETASAVSLTQQSVQQGHQVVAASAEGLRELAGNVEEAAKVIEILAQETNNIGSILDVIRNISEQTNLLALNAAIEAARAGEQGRGFAVVADEVRNLATKTAQSTDEIQQMINSLRHSSTDAVEKMRHNRSLSDVCQAHAQQAVCSLEEVRTQSGKIQDMAHQIASAAEEQAAVTEEVNRSLVAINEVAGKIGAGADQTLVESERVCGFTQDVSKKINFFRY, encoded by the coding sequence ATGCTGGGATATGGATATTATAGCGGGAACCAACTCCTTGAATCGCTCGATAATTTGGTTTTGAATTATGCAAAAGATTCACTAAAACAAGAGCTTAAACTGTCTGCTCAAGTGGAGGCCAGAAATATAAACCTGGTGTTCAATGAAGCTATGGAAGTGTCGAAAACGCTGGCAGCATCTTTTACTCATCAAGACCCCAATATTTCTCGAGACAGCGTGATTCAGATGATGGGGAATACTATTGATAATATCCCTAATATTATAGGGATCTACTCTGGTTGGGAATATAACAAATTTGATCATCTAGATGAACAATATGTTAATACAAAGTATGTTCAAAAAAATGGCGAGTTTGCGCCATATTTTAACCGCTCACCATCCGGAAAAATAATTCTGGAAGCGTCTTATCCTTTTTACGATATCAAGAAAAATGAAAATGGTATTCGTGGTTCGGAATGGTATTTATGTCCGAAAGAAACATTATCTGCCTGTGTGATTGATCCTGCCAGCTATGTGGTTCAGGGAAAATCGACCTTAATGAGCTCTTTTACTGCGCCGGTGCTCCGCAATGGTGAGTTTGCCGGTATGTTTGGGGTCGATTACTCGCTCGACTTTCTTCAAACTTTGGCTGTGAACACCAGTAACAATTTATTGAAAGGCCAGTCGCGGGTATTGATCATCAGTGCATCGGGCATCATTGCTGCCGATAGCGGTGATGACGGCAATATCGGCCAGCGGCTGGGGAGCACAGAGGTCAGCCAATTGATCCGCGAGCGGCAGCACGGCGAAGTGGTGTTGTCGGGTGAATCCATCATCGCCAACGAGAGTTTTACCACAGTCGGCACCAATAAGCCTTGGCATGTCGTGGTGGTGGTCCCTGAAAAAATAGCGCTGGCCGGCGCAGATACGATTGTTGAAACACTTAGTGCGCATTTCAATGCCAGTCAGACAGGACAAATGACGGTTGGTATGATCACGGGTTTGCTGGGAATGGGCATGATTTGGCTGGTGGCGGCATCGATTTCGGCACCCATAACGGTTTTGGTGAAACGGGTCGAAGCATTAACTCGCTCTGGGGGGGATTTGACTCAGCAAATTGAGATCGCCCGCCGCGATGAAACCGGGCAGTTGGCAAACCACCTGAATACATTCATCAATGATGTGCGGGGCATTGTCGGGGATGTTGCCGGCTCGGTGCAATCTCTGACGAGCAGTGTAGCGGCCACGTCTGATATTGCCAAAGAAAGTCAGACCCAGATCGCGATGCAGAGTGATGAAATTGATCAGGTGGTTGCTGCGACCACCGAAATGGCCTCGACGGCACATAGTGTCTCGGACAATGCCCAGGAAACAGCGTCAGCGGTGAGTCTCACGCAGCAGTCTGTTCAACAAGGGCATCAGGTGGTTGCCGCGAGTGCGGAAGGTCTGCGGGAATTGGCCGGTAACGTTGAGGAGGCAGCCAAAGTGATTGAAATTTTGGCGCAGGAAACGAATAACATCGGCAGTATCCTTGACGTGATCCGCAATATTTCGGAGCAAACGAACTTGCTGGCGCTCAATGCGGCGATTGAGGCTGCGCGCGCAGGTGAGCAGGGCAGAGGCTTTGCCGTGGTCGCGGATGAGGTGCGTAACCTGGCAACCAAAACGGCTCAGTCCACGGATGAAATTCAGCAGATGATCAATTCACTGCGTCACAGCAGCACAGATGCGGTGGAGAAAATGCGTCACAACCGCAGCCTGAGTGATGTCTGTCAGGCGCATGCCCAGCAAGCGGTGTGTTCTCTGGAAGAAGTGCGGACGCAAAGCGGTAAGATCCAGGATATGGCTCATCAGATTGCCAGCGCTGCCGAAGAGCAGGCAGCGGTGACTGAAGAAGTAAACCGTAGCTTAGTGGCCATTAACGAAGTGGCGGGCAAAATTGGCGCAGGGGCAGATCAGACACTGGTCGAAAGTGAGCGGGTCTGCGGCTTTACCCAGGATGTGAGCAAGAAGATCAATTTCTTCCGTTATTAA
- a CDS encoding helicase-related protein, which yields MSPSLPIDSLKDTFLTQLKSHHLVVEAETGSGKSTRLPIWAAQQGRVLVVEPRRVACTALAEYVAQLRGDQLGEGVGYAIRFDNRFNDQSQIVFVTPGVALRWLSDDQLAAFDTVMIDEFHERRWDTDLLLALLKQKQTHRLVVTSATMDSLRLAQYLGAERLQATGRNYTVEVSHLASDSRNMPDIRGIEKKVAEAILPLHQQHQDILVFLPGRKEIAQCAAHLKQVFSAAIINHQMDVIALHASVSDDERHRALTESDQQRIILATNVAETSLTIPGVTLIVDTGLERRTHQRNGRTVLGLHAISQASAEQRKGRAGRISAGQCIRLYGKAAPLERLTPPELQREELVESMLAAASCGARLDGLQFVDPVPEKSLMLARDKLLQMQAIDPNGLITSHGQLLYPLPIDTLFAHLITAMPDKASREAMVDLAAGLSVYQRVWQMPSGEENREKLAQWEPNHCDAMALVKLLRGTVPEWLTIDRDVLAEARQLSRQMREALQLPDLDAASSVKREPWLNAVMSAVPELVYVRREKRRQALGNGYAEVSIGRDSRFPEQAEAAVVFDQFALPGKGVKQNLVLATCMAPVTFAQLNQLDMGTEELGEAEVTEAGCRVAHRRVYAGRVIETRWQAPQGESAFAALVEMVLDGVLVDGLAEQVRADIHQWNLYLALGRYQAETCTRAPEPVEARDWLNTQLAALGVESAEDLALFGADDFPFDGIPTWEREAFDREFPYQVLLTDLTLNIEYRVGGKRVLAVYAGGNRKTDPKRWELPRWQGWKIQYRKASRTIDIK from the coding sequence ATGTCACCGTCGTTACCCATTGATTCCCTAAAAGATACTTTTCTGACGCAACTGAAATCCCATCACCTGGTGGTTGAAGCGGAGACCGGCTCCGGGAAGTCGACCCGCCTGCCGATTTGGGCTGCGCAACAAGGCCGGGTGCTGGTAGTTGAGCCGCGCCGGGTGGCTTGTACCGCGTTGGCGGAATATGTTGCGCAGCTTCGTGGCGATCAGCTCGGTGAAGGCGTGGGTTATGCTATCCGGTTTGATAACCGGTTTAACGACCAAAGTCAGATTGTATTTGTCACGCCGGGGGTGGCGCTACGCTGGCTCAGTGACGATCAGTTGGCGGCTTTTGACACGGTGATGATTGATGAATTTCATGAACGTCGCTGGGATACTGACCTGCTGCTGGCTTTGCTGAAACAAAAGCAGACGCACCGGCTGGTGGTGACCTCAGCCACGATGGACAGCCTGAGGCTGGCGCAATACCTCGGCGCCGAGCGACTGCAGGCGACTGGACGAAATTATACGGTTGAAGTGAGTCACCTGGCTTCAGACAGCCGCAACATGCCGGATATTCGGGGGATCGAGAAGAAAGTGGCGGAGGCGATTTTACCGCTGCACCAACAGCATCAGGATATTCTGGTGTTTCTGCCGGGCCGTAAAGAGATCGCCCAGTGCGCGGCACACTTAAAGCAAGTGTTTTCTGCAGCCATCATCAATCATCAAATGGATGTCATTGCCCTGCATGCCTCGGTCAGTGATGACGAGCGCCATCGGGCGCTGACGGAAAGTGATCAGCAGCGGATTATTCTGGCGACTAATGTTGCCGAAACCTCGCTGACCATCCCCGGTGTGACCCTGATTGTGGACACCGGACTGGAGCGGCGCACACACCAGCGCAATGGCCGGACGGTGTTGGGTCTGCATGCGATCTCCCAAGCCAGTGCCGAGCAGCGAAAAGGTCGGGCCGGGCGGATCAGCGCCGGGCAGTGCATCCGGCTTTATGGCAAAGCCGCGCCGCTGGAGCGGTTGACCCCACCGGAATTGCAGCGGGAAGAGCTGGTCGAGTCGATGCTGGCTGCGGCGAGCTGTGGCGCACGGCTGGATGGGTTGCAGTTTGTCGATCCGGTGCCGGAGAAGTCCCTGATGCTGGCGCGGGATAAGTTGCTGCAAATGCAGGCGATTGACCCGAACGGGCTGATCACATCGCATGGTCAGCTGTTGTACCCGCTGCCGATTGACACCTTGTTTGCCCATTTGATCACGGCGATGCCGGATAAGGCCAGCCGGGAAGCGATGGTTGATCTGGCCGCCGGGCTGAGTGTTTACCAGCGCGTGTGGCAAATGCCGAGTGGAGAAGAAAACCGGGAAAAACTGGCGCAGTGGGAGCCGAACCATTGTGACGCAATGGCGCTGGTGAAGCTGCTGCGTGGCACGGTTCCGGAATGGCTGACCATTGACCGTGATGTGCTGGCCGAAGCGCGCCAGTTGTCGCGACAAATGCGCGAGGCGCTGCAATTGCCGGATCTGGATGCGGCGTCATCCGTGAAACGCGAGCCATGGCTGAACGCTGTGATGAGCGCCGTCCCGGAACTGGTGTATGTTCGGCGTGAAAAGCGCCGCCAAGCGCTCGGAAACGGGTACGCTGAAGTCAGTATCGGCCGGGACAGCCGTTTTCCCGAACAGGCCGAGGCGGCGGTGGTCTTTGATCAGTTTGCCTTGCCGGGCAAAGGGGTTAAGCAGAACCTGGTGCTGGCCACGTGTATGGCGCCGGTTACTTTTGCCCAGCTCAATCAACTGGACATGGGAACCGAGGAGCTGGGGGAGGCTGAAGTGACCGAAGCCGGCTGTCGGGTGGCCCATCGCCGGGTTTATGCCGGCCGGGTGATCGAGACCCGCTGGCAGGCGCCTCAGGGGGAATCTGCGTTTGCGGCGTTGGTCGAGATGGTGCTTGACGGTGTGCTGGTCGATGGGCTGGCCGAGCAGGTGCGCGCGGATATCCACCAGTGGAATCTGTACCTGGCGTTGGGGCGCTATCAGGCTGAAACCTGTACGCGGGCACCGGAGCCTGTTGAAGCCCGCGATTGGCTGAACACGCAATTGGCAGCGCTGGGGGTGGAATCGGCCGAAGATCTGGCGTTATTCGGGGCTGACGATTTTCCGTTCGATGGCATTCCGACGTGGGAGCGGGAAGCGTTTGACCGCGAGTTTCCTTATCAGGTACTGCTGACCGATTTGACATTGAATATTGAATACCGGGTCGGCGGTAAGAGAGTGCTGGCGGTGTATGCCGGCGGCAACCGTAAAACGGACCCGAAACGCTGGGAGTTGCCCCGCTGGCAAGGGTGGAAAATTCAGTACCGCAAAGCCAGCCGGACGATTGATATCAAATAG